One window of the candidate division Zixibacteria bacterium HGW-Zixibacteria-1 genome contains the following:
- a CDS encoding tRNA-specific adenosine deaminase — protein sequence MTIFDHVYFMERAFLEAQVAFEEDEVPVGAVVVKNNQIIGRGHNQTETLKDATAHAEIIALTSAAQNVGDWRLDECILYSTIEPCAMCAGAAVLSRIKTIVFGAPDIRFGACGTIFDIPTEKRLNHRIEIISGVMQKETAELMQQFFRRIRLNKENPNGQEGQNE from the coding sequence ATGACAATCTTCGACCACGTTTATTTTATGGAAAGAGCTTTCCTCGAAGCTCAGGTTGCTTTTGAAGAAGACGAGGTTCCGGTGGGAGCAGTCGTCGTCAAAAATAACCAGATTATCGGGCGCGGGCATAATCAAACCGAGACGCTTAAAGATGCCACCGCCCATGCGGAAATAATCGCTCTCACCTCGGCGGCCCAAAATGTCGGAGACTGGCGGCTGGATGAATGCATTTTGTATTCCACCATCGAACCTTGTGCCATGTGCGCCGGCGCCGCCGTTCTTTCGCGAATCAAAACAATCGTCTTTGGGGCACCGGACATAAGATTCGGCGCCTGCGGGACAATCTTCGATATTCCAACCGAGAAAAGATTGAACCATCGCATAGAAATAATATCCGGCGTGATGCAGAAAGAAACGGCTGAATTGATGCAGCAATTTTTCCGGCGTATCCGCCTGAACAAGGAAAACCCAAACGGCCAGGAGGGGCAGAATGAATGA
- a CDS encoding protease HtpX encodes MNSLKVFMLFLLMTMLFIGVGFLLGGRNGMIIAFFFAALMNFFSYWYSDKIILKMYRARPVDEATHRRLYRIVSNASQKAMIPMPKVYIIPSKAPNAFATGRNEHHAAVAATEGLLELLNDSELEGVIGHEMAHIINKDMLIQTLAATLAGAIGVLASIARFSAIFGGGYSRNDNDRGGALGMIAAMIVAPIAALLIQMAISRSREYKADAEGGRITGQYLSLASALKKLHQAPVRLNLDQRPATAPLFIANPLSGKGLSSLFSTHPPVEQRIERLQKLAMGG; translated from the coding sequence ATGAACAGCCTGAAGGTTTTCATGCTTTTTCTCTTAATGACCATGCTGTTTATCGGTGTGGGGTTTCTTCTTGGCGGTCGGAATGGAATGATTATTGCCTTCTTTTTTGCAGCGCTAATGAATTTCTTCTCCTACTGGTATTCCGACAAAATCATTCTTAAGATGTACCGTGCCCGTCCGGTTGATGAGGCTACACATAGACGTCTTTACAGAATTGTCAGCAATGCTTCTCAGAAAGCCATGATTCCGATGCCGAAAGTATATATCATCCCGAGCAAGGCGCCCAATGCCTTTGCGACCGGGCGCAATGAGCATCATGCTGCGGTTGCGGCCACCGAAGGTTTGCTGGAGCTTCTCAACGACAGCGAACTGGAAGGTGTCATCGGTCATGAAATGGCGCATATCATCAACAAAGACATGCTGATTCAAACTCTCGCCGCGACCCTGGCCGGCGCGATTGGCGTGCTGGCTTCAATCGCGCGTTTTTCGGCGATATTCGGAGGCGGCTATTCACGCAACGATAATGATCGCGGCGGCGCTCTGGGAATGATTGCGGCCATGATTGTGGCTCCGATTGCCGCCCTGCTGATTCAGATGGCCATTTCGCGCTCACGCGAATATAAGGCGGACGCCGAAGGGGGCAGAATTACCGGGCAATATTTATCGCTGGCCTCGGCGCTCAAAAAATTGCATCAGGCGCCGGTTCGTCTCAACCTGGATCAACGGCCCGCCACGGCCCCGCTTTTTATTGCAAATCCTTTGTCGGGAAAGGGACTGTCATCACTCTTCTCAACCCATCCGCCGGTCGAACAGCGAATTGAACGGCTTCAAAAGCTGGCGATGGGCGGTTAG